A genomic region of Chitinimonas arctica contains the following coding sequences:
- a CDS encoding Rpn family recombination-promoting nuclease/putative transposase — protein MSTSTPHDALFKNFLTDPNTARDFLKVHLPPALRDRCDLSTLRLESSSFIEPDLCAFYSDILYSVETAGQDGYIYVLIEHQSTAERHMAFRLMRYCIAAMHNHLKQGNDRLPLVVPLLFYHGRASPYPYSTDWFELFDQPKTAIELYTRPFPLVDITVIPDEEILQHKGIALLELVQKHIRQRDMLQFVEELIWLMQSNPCTPDQLRSLLNYITQEGGTSQPQVLFEALASGAPQYGEFVMMTIAEMFEQRSLEREQRGLEQGLEQGLELGRQKLIQVARGMLEKGMDKAAVMQLTGIGESDLEE, from the coding sequence ATGAGCACCTCGACCCCGCACGATGCGCTGTTCAAGAATTTTTTGACCGATCCCAATACGGCGCGAGATTTCCTGAAGGTGCATTTGCCGCCTGCGCTGCGCGACCGGTGTGATTTGAGTACGCTGCGATTGGAATCCAGCTCCTTTATCGAGCCGGATTTGTGTGCCTTCTACTCGGATATCCTGTATTCGGTCGAAACCGCCGGCCAGGATGGGTATATCTACGTGTTGATCGAGCACCAATCGACGGCGGAAAGGCACATGGCTTTCCGGCTGATGCGTTATTGCATTGCCGCGATGCATAACCATCTGAAACAAGGCAATGATCGCCTGCCCTTGGTGGTGCCGCTCCTGTTCTACCACGGCCGTGCCAGCCCTTACCCCTACAGCACCGACTGGTTCGAACTTTTCGATCAGCCCAAAACCGCCATCGAGCTTTATACCCGCCCCTTCCCGCTGGTCGATATCACGGTGATACCGGACGAAGAAATCCTCCAGCATAAGGGGATTGCCCTTTTAGAGCTGGTCCAGAAGCATATTCGCCAGCGTGATATGCTGCAATTTGTTGAGGAACTGATCTGGTTGATGCAGTCAAATCCATGTACCCCCGATCAACTGAGAAGCCTGCTGAATTACATCACGCAAGAAGGGGGTACCAGTCAGCCTCAAGTGTTGTTTGAAGCCTTGGCAAGTGGTGCGCCACAGTATGGGGAGTTTGTGATGATGACTATTGCTGAAATGTTTGAGCAGCGTAGCCTGGAACGCGAGCAGCGCGGTCTGGAGCAAGGTCTGGAGCAAGGTCTGGAGCTTGGTAGGCAAAAGCTGATACAAGTCGCTCGCGGGATGCTGGAGAAGGGTATGGACAAAGCCGCTGTGATGCAGCTAACCGGCATTGGCGAGTCGGATCTGGAGGAGTAA
- a CDS encoding alpha-amylase family glycosyl hydrolase: MACKSLLLAVALLGLSGCAGMPRPAVAPAAPIAAETSPVAGMAANPIVYFVLTDRFLNGNPANDRSYGRSPDGDKEIGSFHGGDLAGLTRRLKEGYFQRLGVNALWISAPYEQIHGWVQGGKAEFKHYGYHGYFALDYTVLDRNMGTAEELREMVDTAHAQGIRVLFDVVMNHPGYLDIETATQLSIPVLWPEAAQKYTLSDYHGWIDYNADKQRWAQWWGGDWVRAGLAGYREGGSDDFSKQLAFLPDFRTDNAQPVGLPPFLAGKSDSRAKPLPNATVREYLVSWLSDWVREYGIDGFRCDTAKHVEPASWQALKTASNAALADWKARHPRKKVDDAPFWMVGEVFPHGVERDDYYQQGFDSLINFDLQDRKLDEPAELDRLYSEYALALAAGRAGGRTFDVLSYLSSHDTRLYRRDRLMQAGSALLLAPGGVQIFYGDESARPAGPASAGDPQQATRSDMNWASPDLAVLAHWQKLGSFRARHVALARGSHQRLSQMPYSFARVLGQDRVVAAPFATGAVEIPVQDVFRDGEKLRDAYSGASVTVIAGRVKLQAAGTVLLEAMD; the protein is encoded by the coding sequence ATGGCGTGCAAATCCTTGCTGCTGGCAGTGGCGCTGCTTGGCTTATCCGGCTGTGCGGGCATGCCCCGGCCAGCCGTCGCCCCGGCCGCGCCCATCGCGGCCGAGACCTCGCCCGTGGCCGGTATGGCTGCCAATCCCATCGTCTATTTCGTATTGACCGATCGCTTTCTCAACGGCAATCCGGCCAATGACCGCAGCTATGGCCGAAGCCCGGACGGCGATAAGGAGATCGGCAGCTTCCACGGCGGCGACCTGGCCGGCCTGACCCGCCGCTTGAAGGAAGGCTACTTTCAGCGCCTGGGCGTGAACGCGCTGTGGATCAGCGCGCCCTACGAACAGATCCATGGTTGGGTGCAGGGTGGCAAGGCCGAGTTCAAGCACTATGGCTACCACGGTTATTTCGCCCTCGATTACACCGTGCTGGACCGCAATATGGGGACGGCGGAAGAATTGCGCGAAATGGTCGATACCGCGCACGCCCAAGGCATCCGGGTGTTGTTCGATGTCGTCATGAATCATCCCGGCTATCTCGATATCGAGACCGCCACGCAATTGTCCATTCCGGTGCTCTGGCCGGAGGCGGCGCAAAAATACACGCTGTCCGATTACCACGGCTGGATAGACTACAACGCCGACAAGCAGCGCTGGGCGCAGTGGTGGGGCGGCGACTGGGTTCGCGCCGGTTTGGCGGGCTACCGCGAAGGCGGCAGTGACGATTTCAGCAAGCAATTGGCTTTTCTGCCGGACTTTCGGACCGATAACGCCCAGCCGGTGGGCCTGCCCCCGTTCCTGGCGGGCAAAAGCGATAGCCGCGCTAAACCCTTGCCGAATGCCACGGTGCGCGAATACCTGGTCAGCTGGCTGAGCGACTGGGTACGCGAATACGGCATAGACGGCTTCCGCTGCGATACCGCCAAACACGTTGAACCGGCTAGCTGGCAGGCACTCAAGACGGCCTCCAACGCGGCCTTGGCCGACTGGAAGGCACGCCACCCTCGGAAGAAGGTGGATGACGCGCCGTTCTGGATGGTGGGCGAGGTGTTCCCGCATGGGGTGGAGCGCGATGACTACTATCAGCAGGGCTTCGACAGCCTGATCAATTTCGATCTGCAGGACCGCAAACTGGACGAGCCGGCCGAACTGGATCGTCTGTACAGCGAATACGCCCTCGCACTGGCGGCGGGGAGGGCCGGCGGGCGCACTTTCGATGTGCTGTCCTATCTCTCTTCCCACGATACCCGGCTCTATCGCCGCGACCGCCTGATGCAGGCCGGCAGCGCGCTTTTGCTGGCGCCGGGCGGGGTGCAGATATTCTATGGCGACGAAAGCGCGCGTCCGGCCGGTCCGGCCAGCGCGGGCGACCCCCAACAGGCCACCCGATCCGATATGAACTGGGCCAGTCCCGACCTTGCCGTGCTGGCCCACTGGCAAAAGCTGGGCAGCTTCCGCGCCCGTCACGTGGCGCTGGCACGGGGCAGTCATCAGCGCTTAAGCCAGATGCCCTACAGTTTCGCGCGGGTCCTGGGACAAGACCGTGTGGTGGCGGCGCCTTTTGCCACCGGTGCGGTGGAGATTCCGGTGCAGGACGTGTTCCGCGACGGCGAAAAGCTGCGTGATGCCTATAGTGGCGCAAGCGTCACGGTCATCGCAGGCCGAGTCAAGCTGCAAGCGGCCGGCACGGTTTTACTGGAAGCAATGGATTGA
- a CDS encoding ABC transporter ATP-binding protein: protein MSEVVMRGIRKSFGEIETLHGIDLDIRDGEFVVFVGPSGCGKSTLLRTIAGLEDISAGDLMIKGKRCNDVPPSQRGVAMVFQSYALYPHMTVAENMAFGLKLAGVGKAEIKQAVDRAAKILQIEPLLERKPKALSGGQRQRVAIGRAIVRKPEVFLFDEPLSNLDAALRVQMRIEITKLHRELNTTMIYVTHDQVEAMTLADRIVVLNAGNVEQVGSPLALYHHPRNLFVAGFIGSPKMNFIEGRLLSATDQLATVQLADGSQVGAAVDARDGQVGARVTLGIRPEHGCFGGEGNTISGQLIAVEHLGEATVLYLQVAGAAEHLVVRADADHAAKAGETITVQLPANRCYLFNEAGAAFARHTAA, encoded by the coding sequence ATGTCCGAAGTAGTGATGCGCGGCATCCGCAAATCGTTCGGCGAGATCGAAACGCTGCACGGCATCGACCTCGACATCCGCGACGGGGAATTCGTGGTGTTCGTCGGCCCGTCCGGCTGCGGCAAGTCCACGCTGCTGCGCACCATCGCCGGCCTGGAAGATATCAGTGCCGGCGATCTGATGATCAAGGGCAAGCGCTGCAATGACGTACCCCCTTCGCAGCGTGGCGTGGCCATGGTGTTCCAGAGCTATGCGCTGTACCCCCATATGACGGTGGCGGAGAACATGGCGTTCGGTTTGAAGCTGGCCGGCGTCGGCAAGGCCGAGATCAAGCAGGCGGTGGATAGGGCGGCCAAGATCCTGCAGATCGAGCCCTTGCTGGAACGCAAGCCCAAGGCGCTGTCCGGTGGCCAGCGGCAGCGGGTAGCCATTGGCCGCGCCATCGTGCGCAAGCCCGAGGTATTCCTGTTCGACGAACCGCTGTCCAATCTGGATGCCGCCTTGCGGGTCCAGATGCGGATCGAGATCACCAAGCTGCATCGCGAGCTGAATACCACCATGATCTACGTCACCCATGACCAGGTCGAAGCCATGACCCTGGCCGACCGCATCGTGGTGCTCAATGCCGGCAACGTGGAGCAGGTGGGCTCGCCGCTGGCGCTGTACCACCACCCGCGCAATCTTTTCGTGGCGGGTTTTATCGGCTCCCCCAAGATGAACTTCATCGAAGGCCGGCTGCTGAGTGCTACCGACCAACTGGCCACCGTGCAATTGGCGGATGGCAGCCAGGTCGGCGCCGCGGTCGATGCGCGCGACGGACAGGTGGGTGCCCGCGTCACCCTCGGTATCCGTCCGGAACACGGCTGCTTCGGCGGCGAAGGCAATACCATCAGCGGCCAACTGATCGCGGTCGAGCACCTGGGCGAGGCGACCGTACTGTATCTGCAGGTGGCGGGCGCTGCCGAGCACCTGGTGGTGCGCGCCGATGCCGACCATGCCGCCAAGGCGGGAGAAACCATCACCGTCCAGCTGCCAGCCAACCGCTGTTACTTGTTTAACGAGGCCGGTGCCGCATTCGCGCGGCACACGGCAGCGTAA
- a CDS encoding aldo/keto reductase, with the protein MDKEFSRLIMGIWRIGDWGMRPAEVADLVEACLELGIDTFDLADIYHDYQCEAMFGAALKTVPGLRSRIRVISKCGIALRSAHRPAHRVKHYDTGTAHILASVDNSLSAMGVEKLDLLLLHRPDPLMDADEVAAAFAQLKQSGKVVRFGVSNFLPRQFELLQSRLEEPLAANQVQLSLLHTDALFDGTLDQCQQRRVMPQAWSPLGGGRLAAAPASSGLGAVLARLGAELNASPEQLAIAWLLRHPAGIHPVIGSGKLDRIKQLQAAQALDLDRQAWFELLEAASGHEVP; encoded by the coding sequence GTGGACAAGGAATTTTCCCGCCTGATCATGGGCATCTGGCGCATCGGCGATTGGGGCATGCGGCCCGCCGAGGTGGCCGACCTGGTGGAAGCTTGCCTGGAGCTGGGGATCGACACCTTCGACCTGGCCGATATCTACCACGACTACCAGTGCGAAGCCATGTTCGGCGCGGCGCTGAAGACCGTGCCCGGCCTGCGTTCGCGTATCCGGGTAATCAGCAAGTGCGGCATCGCGCTGCGCAGTGCCCATCGGCCCGCCCACCGGGTCAAGCACTACGACACCGGCACGGCCCATATCCTCGCTTCGGTGGACAACTCGCTGTCCGCCATGGGCGTGGAAAAGCTCGACCTGCTGCTATTGCACCGTCCCGACCCGCTGATGGATGCCGACGAAGTCGCCGCGGCTTTCGCCCAGCTCAAGCAGTCCGGCAAAGTGGTGCGGTTTGGCGTATCGAACTTCCTGCCGCGCCAGTTCGAGCTGCTGCAAAGCCGCCTCGAAGAACCTTTGGCCGCCAATCAGGTCCAGTTGTCCTTGCTGCACACCGACGCGCTGTTCGACGGCACGCTGGACCAGTGCCAGCAACGGCGCGTGATGCCGCAGGCCTGGTCGCCCTTGGGCGGTGGCCGCCTGGCGGCAGCGCCGGCCAGCAGCGGCCTGGGCGCGGTACTTGCACGCCTGGGGGCGGAATTGAATGCCAGCCCCGAGCAATTGGCCATCGCCTGGCTGCTGCGCCATCCGGCCGGTATCCATCCGGTGATCGGCTCGGGCAAGCTGGACCGGATCAAGCAGTTGCAGGCCGCCCAGGCGCTGGATTTGGACCGGCAAGCCTGGTTCGAGTTGTTGGAAGCCGCCTCGGGCCACGAGGTGCCATGA
- the malG gene encoding maltose ABC transporter permease MalG, which produces MAIVLDKSHRWRVLAAHLGLICFIGLILFPFLMILAISLRPGNFASGDLIPSQISLEHWKLALGIAYQAPDGRLIQPEFPVLLWLWNSIKVAALSGVIGLVLSTSCAYAFARMRFVFKTQLVNGLLLIQMFPTVLALVAIYAIFDQLGNYVPWLGLDSHGGLVLAYTGGIALHIWTIKGYFDTIPVEIEEAAKVDGATPFQAFRHVLLPMAVPILMVVFLLAFIQGVNEYPIASVLLKQQDQLTIAVGIKMFLYEQKYLWGDFAAAAILSGLPISLVFLLAQRWMTAGLTAGGVKG; this is translated from the coding sequence ATGGCTATCGTTCTCGACAAATCCCACCGCTGGCGGGTGCTGGCTGCCCATCTGGGCCTGATCTGCTTTATCGGCCTGATCCTGTTCCCCTTCCTGATGATCCTGGCCATCAGCCTGCGCCCCGGCAATTTCGCCTCGGGCGACCTGATTCCCAGCCAGATCAGCCTGGAGCATTGGAAGCTGGCCCTGGGTATCGCCTACCAGGCGCCGGACGGCCGCCTGATCCAGCCGGAATTCCCGGTACTGCTGTGGTTGTGGAACTCCATCAAGGTGGCCGCGCTTTCGGGCGTGATCGGACTGGTCTTGTCCACCTCCTGCGCCTATGCCTTCGCCCGCATGCGCTTTGTGTTCAAGACCCAGCTCGTCAATGGCCTGCTGCTGATACAGATGTTTCCCACCGTCCTGGCCCTGGTGGCCATCTATGCCATCTTCGATCAGCTGGGCAACTATGTGCCCTGGTTGGGACTGGATAGCCATGGCGGCCTGGTCCTGGCCTATACCGGCGGTATCGCCCTGCATATCTGGACCATCAAAGGCTATTTCGACACCATTCCGGTGGAGATCGAGGAAGCCGCCAAGGTCGATGGGGCCACGCCTTTCCAGGCCTTCCGCCACGTCCTGCTGCCCATGGCCGTGCCCATCCTGATGGTGGTGTTCCTGTTGGCCTTTATCCAGGGGGTGAACGAATATCCGATCGCCTCGGTGCTGCTCAAGCAACAGGACCAACTCACTATCGCGGTCGGTATCAAGATGTTCTTGTATGAGCAGAAGTACCTGTGGGGAGACTTCGCTGCTGCCGCCATCCTGTCCGGCTTGCCTATCTCCCTGGTCTTCCTGCTGGCACAGCGCTGGATGACCGCCGGCCTCACTGCCGGTGGCGTCAAGGGATAA
- the malE gene encoding maltose/maltodextrin ABC transporter substrate-binding protein MalE, translated as MTVNCKTMIAAVIAASFGTAHAAEAGKLLLWINGDKGYKGVQQVGEDFAKKSGVAVLVEHPEDATGKFQQAASAGKGPDIFCWPHDRAGEWVGAGLLSPVTPSKKIKEEIDPLAWKAFSLGGKTWGYPIAIEAVSLVYNKDLVPNPPKTFEEIAALDKKLAAKGKKAILWDYTNTFFTWPLLAAGGAYPFKQKADGSYDATDTGVNNAGALKGVETLKGLIDSGAMPKGAGYAEMEAGMAKGNIAMMINGPWSWDNLKNAKINFGVAAIPTVAGKKAAPFVGVLGCMVNRASPNKEIAVDFIENHLLSLNGLKTINADVPLGVPASKAFFKELAGDANIMATMASAQAGNPMPNNPEMGRFWSSMASALQNVTGGRQSPKDGLDAAAKRIKGQ; from the coding sequence ATGACCGTAAATTGTAAAACCATGATTGCCGCAGTGATCGCCGCCAGCTTCGGTACGGCGCACGCGGCGGAAGCCGGCAAGCTGTTGCTGTGGATCAATGGCGACAAGGGCTACAAGGGTGTCCAGCAGGTGGGCGAGGATTTCGCCAAGAAATCCGGCGTGGCCGTATTGGTCGAGCACCCGGAGGACGCCACCGGCAAGTTCCAGCAAGCCGCCTCGGCCGGCAAGGGCCCGGATATCTTCTGCTGGCCGCACGACCGCGCCGGCGAGTGGGTGGGAGCCGGCCTGCTGAGCCCGGTCACACCGTCGAAGAAAATCAAGGAAGAGATCGATCCGCTGGCCTGGAAGGCCTTCTCGCTGGGTGGCAAGACCTGGGGCTACCCGATCGCCATCGAAGCGGTCTCGCTGGTCTACAACAAGGACCTGGTGCCGAATCCGCCCAAGACCTTCGAGGAAATCGCCGCGCTGGACAAGAAGCTGGCCGCCAAGGGCAAGAAGGCCATTCTGTGGGATTACACCAATACCTTCTTCACCTGGCCGCTGCTGGCCGCCGGTGGCGCCTACCCATTCAAGCAGAAGGCCGATGGCAGCTATGACGCCACCGACACCGGCGTCAACAATGCCGGCGCGCTCAAGGGCGTGGAAACCCTGAAGGGTCTGATCGACAGCGGTGCGATGCCCAAGGGCGCCGGTTACGCCGAGATGGAAGCGGGCATGGCCAAGGGCAATATCGCCATGATGATCAACGGCCCGTGGTCGTGGGACAACCTGAAGAACGCCAAGATCAACTTCGGCGTGGCGGCTATCCCCACCGTGGCGGGCAAGAAGGCCGCTCCTTTTGTCGGCGTGCTGGGTTGCATGGTCAACCGCGCCTCGCCGAACAAGGAGATCGCGGTCGATTTCATCGAAAACCACCTGCTGTCGCTGAACGGCCTGAAGACCATCAACGCCGACGTGCCGCTGGGCGTGCCGGCCAGCAAGGCCTTCTTCAAGGAACTGGCCGGCGACGCCAATATCATGGCGACCATGGCTTCGGCCCAGGCCGGCAACCCCATGCCGAACAACCCGGAAATGGGCCGCTTCTGGTCGTCGATGGCTTCGGCCCTGCAGAACGTGACCGGCGGACGCCAGTCGCCCAAGGATGGCCTGGACGCCGCTGCCAAGCGCATCAAGGGCCAGTGA
- the gap gene encoding type I glyceraldehyde-3-phosphate dehydrogenase: protein MTIRIAINGYGRIGRNVLRGLYEYQRRDEFEIVAINNLGEIEVNAHLTEYDTVHGKFAAEVGYEGEHLLVNGDRIRYLSVRDPAQLPWRELGVDVVFECTGLFTSKAKASAHLAAGAKKVVISAPGGDDVDATIVYGVNDQVLKAEHTVISNASCTTNCLAPLVAPLHAALGMEAGLMTTVHSYTNDQVLTDLYHSDLRRARSATMSMIPTKTGAAAAIGLVIPELAGKLDGLAVRVPTINVSLVDLVFSASRDTSVKEVNAILEAAAAASKDGILSYVTKPLVSVDFNHNRASSNFDSSQTKVTNNRLVKVMAWYDNEWGYSNRMLDTCKALMNAR from the coding sequence ATGACCATACGTATCGCTATCAACGGTTATGGCCGCATCGGCCGCAATGTGCTGCGGGGCTTGTACGAATATCAGCGCCGTGACGAATTCGAGATCGTCGCCATCAATAACCTGGGCGAAATCGAGGTCAATGCCCATTTGACCGAATACGATACCGTGCATGGCAAGTTCGCCGCCGAGGTGGGCTACGAGGGTGAACATCTCTTGGTCAACGGCGACCGCATCCGCTACCTGAGCGTGCGCGATCCGGCCCAGTTGCCCTGGCGCGAACTGGGAGTGGATGTCGTATTCGAATGTACCGGCCTGTTCACCAGCAAGGCCAAGGCCAGTGCTCACCTGGCCGCCGGCGCCAAGAAAGTGGTGATTTCCGCCCCGGGCGGCGACGATGTCGATGCCACCATCGTCTATGGCGTCAATGACCAGGTGTTGAAAGCGGAACATACGGTCATTTCGAACGCCAGCTGCACCACCAATTGCCTGGCGCCCCTGGTGGCGCCGCTACATGCCGCGCTGGGCATGGAAGCCGGCTTGATGACCACCGTGCACAGCTATACCAATGACCAGGTGCTGACCGATCTGTACCACAGCGACCTGCGCCGCGCCCGCTCGGCCACCATGTCCATGATTCCGACCAAGACCGGCGCTGCCGCCGCCATCGGCCTGGTGATCCCGGAACTGGCCGGCAAGCTGGACGGCTTGGCGGTACGCGTGCCGACCATCAATGTCTCGCTGGTCGACCTGGTCTTCAGCGCCAGCCGCGATACCAGCGTCAAGGAAGTCAACGCCATCCTGGAAGCGGCCGCGGCAGCCTCCAAGGACGGCATCCTCAGCTACGTGACCAAGCCGCTGGTTTCGGTGGATTTCAACCACAATCGCGCGTCCAGCAACTTCGACTCCAGCCAGACCAAGGTCACCAATAACCGGCTGGTCAAGGTGATGGCCTGGTACGACAACGAGTGGGGTTATTCCAATCGTATGCTCGATACCTGCAAGGCATTGATGAACGCTCGCTGA
- a CDS encoding GGDEF domain-containing protein gives MYPMLRSGIVPDGVRQDMLHINPELLSNSSQSAYGRAFEQGYRGLRFEGALEQEFQRFYLSTHLVRLRWAGFLAITLFGLFVLVDVFTLPLYVSQWTASIRLGLIIPAFGVGLWISYRSEWHHHLQLSVFIAALITGLGTVGVIAVALAQNYPIPYEGILLVALFIYFIACLQWWRALLANLVTVLAFVIMEALCQTDPSQRLYQIIFMFTANAVGATGSYFLEYSTRTTFLVHALLNELAERDGLTGLYNRRTLNNHLDKVWRQAIRDGRQLALAMIDVDYFKRYNDHYGHAEGDRVLRQVADVIAGQARRPLDLAARYGGEEFALVWYQPTASELAPMGEQLREAIADLCLPHAGSETGRLSVSIGIALLRPSGEQHAETLLRAADTALYEAKQAGRDRVVVVGTI, from the coding sequence TTCGAGCAAGGCTATCGTGGGCTGCGCTTCGAAGGCGCCCTGGAGCAGGAATTCCAGCGCTTCTATCTGAGCACCCATCTGGTGCGCCTGCGCTGGGCCGGCTTTCTGGCGATTACCTTGTTCGGCCTGTTCGTGCTGGTCGATGTCTTTACCCTACCCCTCTACGTGTCGCAATGGACGGCAAGCATACGGCTGGGTCTGATCATCCCCGCTTTCGGCGTGGGGCTATGGATCAGTTACCGCAGCGAATGGCACCACCATCTGCAGCTGTCGGTATTTATCGCTGCATTGATCACCGGCCTGGGTACCGTGGGGGTGATTGCGGTCGCGCTGGCACAGAACTATCCCATTCCTTACGAAGGCATCCTGCTGGTCGCGCTGTTCATCTACTTTATCGCCTGCCTGCAATGGTGGCGTGCCTTGCTGGCCAATCTCGTGACGGTGCTGGCCTTCGTGATCATGGAAGCCCTTTGCCAGACCGACCCTTCGCAGCGGCTTTACCAGATCATCTTTATGTTTACCGCCAATGCGGTGGGCGCGACCGGCAGTTATTTTCTCGAATACAGCACCCGCACCACCTTCCTGGTGCACGCCCTGCTCAATGAGCTGGCCGAACGCGACGGCCTGACCGGCCTGTATAACCGGCGTACGCTGAACAACCACCTGGACAAGGTATGGCGACAAGCCATCCGCGATGGCCGCCAACTGGCCCTGGCCATGATCGATGTCGATTACTTCAAGCGCTACAACGACCACTATGGCCATGCCGAAGGCGACCGCGTGCTGAGACAGGTGGCCGACGTCATTGCAGGCCAGGCTCGCAGGCCGCTGGACCTTGCCGCCCGCTACGGCGGCGAGGAATTCGCCCTGGTCTGGTACCAGCCCACCGCCAGCGAGCTGGCGCCCATGGGCGAGCAACTCAGGGAAGCCATCGCCGACCTATGCCTGCCGCATGCAGGCAGCGAAACCGGCCGGCTCAGCGTCAGTATCGGCATCGCCCTGTTGCGCCCCTCGGGGGAACAACATGCCGAAACCTTGCTACGCGCGGCGGATACGGCTCTGTACGAAGCCAAGCAGGCGGGGCGCGACCGGGTCGTGGTGGTGGGGACGATTTAA
- the malF gene encoding maltose ABC transporter permease MalF produces the protein MTRKLEHWILLLVAGFVLLAGLFLTFKIYLAGQALLAVVCLAILGVAVFVYSSAKAYAFRYLFPGLLAAVVFVLFPLAYTFGIGFSNYSSKNLLSFERARQYFLDESYVVDGESYAFTLHADGPSYRLRLENDKGDVFVTGPLALKPLAVSVPAKRQESSDAPLSEPVDTRTLIAHLKALKQLTLQLPGGQSASASGLREFAPVRKLYVESADGSFKNQQDGTSIKPNFQTGFFETAGGEALQPGFKVNVGWDNFKRIFTDSSFSDPFLRIFGWTVLFSALTVLFAFSVGFVLAALMCWEALRFRKIYSVLLFLPYAVPGFISILVFKGLFSENAGEINLILEGLLGIKPHWFTDPFLAKVMLLIVNTWLGFPYMMLLSMGLIKAIPADLYEASAIAGAGPVTNFLKITLPLIVKPITPLLISAFAFNFNNFVLIALLTNGRPDFLDTKVPAGTTDLLVSYTYRIAFQDSGQNFGLAAAISTVVFLMVAALSLLNLRLTKANQGGAH, from the coding sequence ATGACGCGCAAGCTGGAACACTGGATATTGCTGCTGGTCGCGGGCTTCGTCCTGTTGGCAGGGCTGTTTCTCACCTTCAAGATCTACCTCGCGGGGCAAGCCCTGCTGGCGGTGGTCTGCCTGGCCATCCTGGGAGTGGCGGTCTTCGTCTACAGTTCCGCCAAGGCCTACGCCTTCCGCTACCTATTCCCCGGCTTGCTGGCGGCGGTTGTGTTCGTGCTGTTCCCGCTGGCCTACACCTTCGGCATAGGCTTCAGCAACTACAGCTCGAAAAACCTGCTGAGCTTCGAGCGTGCGCGCCAGTATTTCCTGGACGAAAGCTATGTGGTCGATGGCGAGAGCTATGCCTTCACGCTGCACGCCGATGGGCCGAGCTACCGCCTGCGTCTTGAGAACGATAAGGGCGATGTCTTCGTCACCGGCCCGCTGGCCCTCAAGCCCCTGGCGGTGAGCGTGCCCGCCAAGCGGCAGGAGAGCAGCGACGCGCCCCTGAGCGAGCCGGTCGATACCCGCACCCTGATCGCCCATCTGAAAGCCCTTAAACAGCTGACGCTACAGCTGCCCGGCGGCCAGTCGGCCAGCGCGTCCGGTCTGCGCGAGTTCGCTCCCGTGCGCAAACTCTATGTCGAAAGTGCCGACGGCAGCTTCAAGAACCAGCAGGACGGCACGTCGATCAAGCCGAATTTCCAGACCGGTTTTTTTGAAACCGCCGGCGGCGAAGCGCTGCAGCCCGGTTTCAAGGTCAATGTCGGCTGGGACAACTTCAAACGGATCTTTACCGACAGCTCGTTCAGCGATCCATTCCTGCGCATCTTCGGCTGGACGGTGCTGTTCTCGGCGCTGACCGTCTTGTTCGCCTTCTCCGTCGGATTCGTGCTGGCGGCGCTGATGTGCTGGGAAGCGCTGCGCTTTCGCAAGATCTATAGCGTACTGCTGTTCCTGCCCTATGCCGTACCGGGCTTTATTTCCATCCTGGTGTTCAAGGGCTTGTTCAGCGAGAACGCGGGCGAGATCAACCTGATCCTGGAAGGGCTGCTGGGCATCAAGCCACACTGGTTCACCGACCCTTTCCTGGCGAAGGTGATGCTCTTGATCGTCAATACCTGGCTGGGCTTCCCCTATATGATGTTGCTCAGCATGGGCCTGATCAAAGCCATTCCGGCCGATCTGTACGAGGCCTCGGCCATTGCCGGCGCCGGTCCGGTCACCAATTTCCTCAAGATCACGCTGCCCCTGATCGTCAAGCCCATCACGCCGCTGCTGATCTCGGCCTTTGCCTTCAATTTCAACAACTTCGTGCTGATCGCCTTGTTGACCAATGGCCGGCCGGACTTCCTCGATACCAAGGTGCCGGCCGGTACCACCGATCTGTTGGTGTCCTACACCTACCGGATCGCCTTCCAGGATTCCGGCCAGAACTTCGGTTTGGCGGCGGCGATTTCCACCGTGGTGTTCTTGATGGTGGCGGCCTTGTCGCTACTGAATCTGCGGCTGACCAAGGCAAACCAGGGCGGGGCGCACTAG